From a single Collibacillus ludicampi genomic region:
- a CDS encoding DMT family transporter has translation MCCDRKGRSATRSLKTEFLLMGVVLVWGANYTVSKYGILELTPEMFTFLRFAIVFPLLLLAVLWKERSLAIERRDILRLVFTGLVGIAIYQTLFMTSVKYTSATHSSLMIALSPIFTGILAIIGGQEKFTWRVQAGSLISFLGAAAVIGLGDEGVSFYSRSFFGDMMGLLAAFFWGWYPVLAAPLVRKYSSLRVTAWSSVVGVLALLLMNIHQFSRTSWHWHVMTWASLFYSAILVTVYGLVAWYYGVSQIGPTKVMVYMYAIPLVAILVAAGVLHEAINSWQIIGALVILAGITIVKTEGKRNAAVSTHPSMGRGRREL, from the coding sequence ATTTGTTGTGATAGAAAGGGGAGATCTGCTACGAGATCTCTGAAGACCGAATTCCTGTTAATGGGTGTCGTTCTCGTGTGGGGGGCCAACTATACCGTCAGCAAATACGGTATACTCGAACTTACTCCTGAGATGTTCACGTTCTTGCGCTTCGCTATCGTCTTTCCGCTGCTCCTTTTGGCTGTCTTGTGGAAAGAGCGGAGTCTTGCGATTGAAAGGCGGGATATTCTACGGTTGGTGTTCACGGGATTGGTAGGGATCGCAATCTATCAAACTCTCTTCATGACGTCTGTCAAATATACGTCGGCCACCCATTCATCCCTCATGATCGCACTCTCTCCGATTTTTACAGGAATATTGGCGATAATCGGTGGGCAGGAGAAATTCACGTGGAGGGTTCAGGCGGGATCGCTGATCTCCTTTCTCGGAGCGGCCGCAGTCATTGGACTTGGCGATGAAGGCGTTTCTTTTTATTCGAGATCATTTTTCGGAGACATGATGGGACTTCTGGCTGCTTTTTTCTGGGGCTGGTATCCCGTCTTGGCGGCGCCGCTTGTCCGGAAATACTCCTCGCTGCGCGTGACCGCGTGGTCATCCGTTGTGGGGGTTCTTGCTCTTTTATTGATGAATATCCATCAATTCTCTAGAACATCTTGGCATTGGCATGTCATGACGTGGGCATCCCTTTTCTATTCAGCCATCCTCGTAACGGTTTACGGTCTCGTCGCTTGGTATTACGGTGTCAGTCAGATCGGTCCGACGAAAGTGATGGTCTACATGTACGCCATACCGCTTGTTGCCATTTTGGTTGCGGCGGGTGTCTTGCATGAAGCGATCAACTCATGGCAAATCATCGGGGCCCTTGTCATTCTCGCGGGAATCACGATTGTTAAAACGGAAGGCAAGAGAAACGCTGCGGTCAGTACCCATCCTTCAATGGGAAGAGGCAGGCGCGAACTATAA
- the epsC gene encoding serine O-acetyltransferase EpsC encodes MVERVFKSFADVANQLCEGYQNHSALQGQSRIFPNRKHVIQSLEDMQGILLPGYYSDEIHHAVSLIERLGSLQWSLSRQLHDSVPHDCPQGKCETFFCEVFQHAFSDAIQLIEKLPAIREILNTDVQAAFRGDPAAKNYDEIILSYPGILAIMTHRIAHEIFKLGYHMIARIMSEHAHSLTGIDIHPGATIGRYFFIDHGTGVVIGETCVIGDNVKVYQGVTLGALSFQRDMDGNIIRDSKKRHPTIEDDVTIYSGATILGGDTVIGRGSVIGGNVWLTKSVPPGSKVITKPEIQMFTSEI; translated from the coding sequence ATGGTGGAACGTGTTTTTAAAAGTTTCGCTGATGTGGCCAATCAATTATGTGAAGGATATCAGAATCACTCAGCCTTACAGGGACAATCACGCATCTTTCCGAATCGTAAACATGTGATCCAGTCCCTGGAGGATATGCAAGGAATCCTTCTCCCCGGATACTATTCCGATGAGATCCATCACGCCGTTTCACTTATTGAACGTCTAGGCTCTCTGCAGTGGTCATTATCCAGGCAGTTGCACGACTCTGTCCCGCACGATTGTCCGCAAGGAAAATGTGAAACCTTTTTTTGTGAAGTGTTTCAACATGCGTTTTCGGACGCGATTCAATTGATCGAGAAATTACCTGCGATCCGTGAAATCTTGAACACCGACGTACAGGCGGCGTTTCGTGGAGATCCAGCGGCGAAGAATTACGATGAAATTATCCTTTCCTACCCTGGAATTCTTGCGATTATGACCCATCGCATCGCACATGAGATATTCAAATTGGGCTATCACATGATCGCCCGCATCATGTCTGAACATGCACACAGCCTGACAGGTATCGATATACATCCGGGCGCGACCATCGGACGATACTTTTTCATTGATCATGGTACGGGTGTTGTCATTGGGGAGACCTGTGTGATCGGAGATAACGTCAAGGTGTATCAAGGGGTTACACTGGGTGCACTCTCTTTCCAGCGTGATATGGATGGGAATATCATCCGAGATTCCAAAAAGCGCCATCCTACGATCGAGGATGATGTGACTATTTATTCTGGGGCTACCATTCTGGGCGGGGATACGGTCATCGGACGAGGTTCGGTCATAGGAGGGAACGTCTGGTTAACAAAAAGCGTTCCTCCCGGAAGCAAAGTCATTACAAAACCTGAGATTCAAATGTTTACAAGTGAAATTTAA
- a CDS encoding ATP-binding protein, with protein MVRIGELVGKNSFFSERAKYLDPGMLDNPKAYWEARFPELREANLPASAYTPSTSLRLMNVWYDRKKCEGCTGYQSCPKNDDVKGHVFSIGIVDGMIIEQVNSCHFYRQHMEKELENRLWVFSGLNDGHRRMTFENFPREQKKLNKELCRRAWYFAQNYVPGADMKGLYIYGAYGTAKTHLACAMLNQLIARRLKVLYVQAERTFAALSDLYFREHRDGLPTRSEILDKYISADVLVIDELGHENVNDASIWALYTILNGREPQRKPVIITSNFSPMDLAERYLERAAGETSRRAEALISRLYWLTDDYEMHGEDYRSRKYLKNLDS; from the coding sequence ATGGTTCGGATCGGTGAGTTGGTTGGAAAGAATTCTTTCTTCAGCGAACGCGCGAAGTATCTTGATCCGGGAATGTTGGATAATCCGAAAGCGTATTGGGAAGCCCGTTTTCCTGAATTGCGGGAGGCGAACTTGCCTGCAAGTGCTTATACACCCTCTACCTCCCTTCGTTTGATGAATGTCTGGTATGATCGCAAAAAATGTGAAGGATGTACTGGATATCAATCGTGTCCGAAGAATGACGATGTAAAAGGGCATGTATTTTCCATAGGAATTGTTGATGGTATGATCATAGAACAAGTGAACTCTTGTCATTTTTATCGTCAACATATGGAAAAAGAACTGGAAAATCGCCTTTGGGTATTCTCCGGATTGAATGACGGTCATCGAAGGATGACGTTTGAAAATTTCCCTAGGGAGCAGAAAAAGCTCAATAAAGAGCTATGTCGTCGCGCTTGGTATTTTGCGCAAAATTATGTGCCCGGCGCAGATATGAAAGGTCTTTATATATACGGTGCATACGGAACAGCAAAAACGCACCTCGCATGTGCGATGCTGAATCAATTGATCGCACGCAGGCTTAAAGTCTTGTATGTACAAGCGGAACGAACATTTGCCGCGTTATCCGATCTTTATTTTCGCGAACATCGGGACGGTTTGCCCACTCGTTCGGAAATCCTCGATAAATATATCTCAGCCGACGTTTTAGTGATTGATGAACTCGGCCATGAAAACGTGAACGACGCCTCGATTTGGGCGTTATATACGATCTTGAACGGACGTGAACCTCAGCGTAAGCCAGTGATCATCACTTCAAATTTTTCTCCGATGGATCTGGCAGAACGTTACCTAGAACGAGCCGCCGGTGAAACGAGTCGGCGAGCGGAAGCCCTCATCTCGCGCTTATACTGGCTTACGGATGATTATGAAATGCATGGAGAAGATTACCGTTCGAGAAAGTATTTAAAAAATTTGGATTCGTGA
- a CDS encoding DnaD domain protein: MSEQKMISARVEREYDFVRNQWDNNVFFQIHDSALYSFFLAEISPMQLHTLVTLALFMDESGKIEISVADMAKALSISFHQVNKRIEDLLNFRFRDKPIIHVTRPQGKTDSDKISVEFLPISPITIHDGNVGAAESVAFTPQNPDYLYGFLQNMMGVQELSDADREILKKLQDYPLELPPQVIEVLIEHVFEYKGFFDRQYLMTIATSWSFACIQTKEQAVQWIEETSKFTSAVQELDAKSYLTQYLRDRLKRQPTGTQIGIIHQLLEKPYEFEPGCVEVLIEHVISQQILSKGKPDFPKRYVEVIAQEWLERGVRTRQTALEAIAEWNASHALQLPNTSADTKERPLIQQKREKPVKVRSSYIEKLRKAGAR, encoded by the coding sequence ATGAGCGAACAGAAGATGATCAGCGCGCGAGTGGAGAGAGAATATGACTTCGTCCGGAATCAATGGGATAATAATGTGTTTTTTCAAATCCATGATAGTGCTTTATATTCCTTTTTTCTCGCCGAAATCTCACCGATGCAACTACATACGCTGGTGACGCTTGCGCTATTCATGGATGAGTCGGGAAAGATCGAAATTTCTGTAGCAGATATGGCGAAAGCACTTTCAATTTCTTTCCACCAAGTAAACAAACGTATCGAAGATTTGTTAAATTTTCGTTTTCGGGACAAGCCGATCATTCATGTAACCAGACCTCAAGGGAAAACCGATTCAGATAAAATTTCGGTCGAGTTTTTACCCATTTCACCGATCACGATCCATGACGGGAACGTGGGGGCAGCGGAGTCAGTGGCGTTTACCCCGCAGAATCCCGATTATTTATACGGGTTTCTGCAAAATATGATGGGAGTTCAGGAATTGTCAGATGCGGATAGAGAAATTCTTAAGAAATTGCAAGATTATCCGTTGGAACTTCCCCCGCAAGTGATCGAAGTGTTGATTGAGCATGTTTTCGAATACAAAGGATTTTTCGACCGTCAATATCTAATGACGATTGCCACTTCCTGGTCATTTGCATGCATACAGACGAAAGAACAGGCGGTGCAATGGATCGAAGAGACATCCAAATTCACGTCGGCGGTACAAGAGCTGGATGCCAAGTCTTATCTTACTCAGTATTTGCGCGACCGCTTAAAGAGACAGCCCACTGGAACACAGATCGGCATCATCCATCAGCTTTTGGAAAAACCTTACGAGTTTGAACCTGGCTGTGTCGAAGTGTTAATCGAACATGTGATCTCTCAACAAATTCTTTCAAAAGGAAAACCTGATTTTCCAAAACGGTATGTGGAAGTGATCGCACAGGAGTGGTTGGAAAGAGGTGTACGCACGAGACAAACGGCATTGGAGGCGATTGCCGAATGGAATGCGTCACATGCTTTGCAGTTGCCTAACACCTCGGCAGATACAAAAGAACGGCCTCTCATTCAACAGAAACGCGAGAAACCTGTAAAGGTAAGAAGTTCGTATATCGAGAAATTGCGGAAGGCGGGAGCAAGATAA
- the asnS gene encoding asparagine--tRNA ligase, producing MKATIAAIGQFVGQEVLIEGWLWNKRSSGKIQFLQLRDGTGFIQGVVVKSEVSPEVFALCDRLSQESSIRVKGVVRADERAPSGFELTVSDVELVALAEEYPISPKEHGVDFLMDHRHLWIRSPRQRAILKIRAEIIKAMRQFLDGNGFVQVDPPILTPSSCEGTTTLFHTKYFDDDAYLTQSGQLYMEAAAMALGRVYSFGPTFRAEKSKTRRHLIEFWMIEPEMAYCTHEENMALQEAFVQHIVRHVLETCQMELKTIDRDTKPLERVVEGPFPRITYDEAIRLLQEMGHEIQWGDDFGAPHETDLTKRFDRPLFIEKFPTAIKAFYMQPDPERPEVILGADLLAPEGYGEIIGGSQRIHDPELLKKRFEEHHLGEAYDWYMDLRRYGTVPHSGFGIGLERTIAWICGLDHVRETIPFPRLLNRLYP from the coding sequence GTGAAAGCCACCATTGCTGCAATTGGCCAGTTTGTGGGCCAAGAGGTACTCATCGAGGGATGGCTTTGGAATAAGCGTTCCAGCGGAAAAATACAATTTTTACAATTGAGGGACGGAACCGGTTTTATTCAGGGGGTTGTGGTCAAGTCGGAAGTTTCTCCGGAAGTGTTTGCTCTTTGCGACCGTTTAAGCCAGGAATCTTCCATTCGCGTAAAAGGGGTCGTCCGTGCTGACGAACGGGCTCCCAGCGGTTTTGAACTGACTGTATCTGACGTGGAATTAGTCGCGCTGGCAGAGGAATATCCGATTTCGCCGAAAGAACATGGCGTCGATTTCTTGATGGATCATCGCCACCTCTGGATTCGTTCTCCCCGTCAGAGGGCGATTCTCAAAATACGTGCCGAAATCATTAAAGCCATGCGCCAATTTTTGGACGGAAACGGCTTTGTTCAGGTAGACCCGCCGATCCTTACGCCATCCTCTTGTGAGGGGACGACGACTTTATTCCATACGAAGTATTTTGATGACGACGCTTATTTGACACAATCCGGACAGTTGTATATGGAAGCCGCTGCGATGGCATTGGGGCGCGTGTACTCCTTTGGGCCAACGTTCCGTGCTGAAAAGTCGAAGACGAGACGCCATTTGATCGAGTTTTGGATGATCGAACCGGAGATGGCTTACTGTACACACGAAGAAAACATGGCTTTACAGGAAGCTTTCGTTCAACATATCGTCCGGCATGTCCTAGAAACCTGTCAAATGGAATTGAAGACGATTGATCGGGATACAAAGCCTCTCGAAAGAGTCGTCGAAGGACCGTTCCCGCGGATCACGTATGATGAGGCGATCCGCTTGCTTCAAGAGATGGGTCATGAGATTCAATGGGGTGATGATTTTGGAGCACCTCATGAGACTGATCTGACGAAACGATTTGATCGTCCGCTCTTCATCGAGAAGTTTCCGACTGCGATCAAGGCATTTTATATGCAGCCCGATCCGGAGAGACCGGAAGTGATTCTGGGGGCCGATTTGTTGGCACCGGAGGGATACGGAGAAATCATCGGCGGATCCCAACGTATTCATGATCCGGAATTGCTGAAGAAGCGGTTCGAAGAGCATCATCTGGGAGAAGCGTATGATTGGTACATGGATCTGCGAAGATATGGCACTGTACCACATTCCGGATTTGGTATCGGACTGGAAAGAACGATCGCATGGATTTGCGGTCTCGATCACGTACGCGAAACGATACCTTTTCCACGCCTTCTCAATCGACTCTACCCATAA
- a CDS encoding ATP-dependent metallopeptidase FtsH/Yme1/Tma family protein, whose amino-acid sequence MIREVIIGVGVALTIFLAFFGVNVFPFLLLTAVLVALSMMVDRKGIATTGSKESAVAHRIDFQQIGGQENAKRELREALDFLKYRDKIKSMGIRPLKGILLTGPPGTGKTLMAKAAATYTDSVFVSASGSEFVEMYVGVGASRVRELFKKARSLAKREGKDSAIVFIDEIDVVGGKRGSGQGHQEYDQTLNQLLTEMDGMQTTQNPFVLVIAATNRVDMLDPALLRPGRFDRQIKVDLPDREGRLHILEIQTKNKPLADDVDLDVIAKETFGFSGAQLESLTNEAAILALREGKDKIHLQHLRDAVDKVLMGEKTGKKPTEDELHRVAVHELGHAVTAENVRPNSVAHITIAPRGNALGFVRQVPENDAYLYTKEQLENQIKVALGGAVAEELIYGNRSTGAQNDFMQASHLARTLIHCGLSRLGIVDAENLQKNILDEEIRRILAEQEEETRKLLASYKDRLESLSNYLVDRESMPGEDFRAWLKGKSDIAQREVAATTA is encoded by the coding sequence ATGATTCGTGAAGTCATTATCGGAGTTGGGGTTGCTCTTACCATCTTCCTTGCATTTTTTGGCGTTAACGTGTTTCCATTTTTGCTCTTGACAGCGGTTCTTGTCGCGCTCTCCATGATGGTGGATCGCAAAGGAATTGCCACGACCGGATCGAAAGAATCGGCAGTTGCACATAGGATCGATTTTCAACAAATCGGTGGCCAGGAAAACGCCAAACGTGAACTGAGAGAGGCGCTCGATTTTCTAAAGTATCGGGATAAAATCAAGTCGATGGGCATCCGTCCGTTGAAAGGGATCCTTCTCACGGGCCCGCCGGGAACCGGTAAGACGTTGATGGCAAAAGCGGCTGCAACGTATACAGATTCTGTGTTCGTATCCGCTTCCGGTTCTGAATTCGTGGAAATGTATGTCGGTGTTGGTGCTTCCCGCGTGCGTGAGCTATTCAAGAAAGCGCGTTCGCTGGCGAAGAGAGAAGGAAAAGATAGCGCGATTGTTTTTATCGATGAGATTGACGTTGTCGGCGGAAAACGCGGAAGCGGGCAGGGGCATCAGGAATATGACCAAACATTGAATCAACTCCTGACAGAAATGGATGGCATGCAGACAACACAAAATCCGTTCGTCTTGGTGATCGCCGCAACGAACCGCGTGGATATGCTTGATCCTGCGCTTTTGCGCCCGGGACGCTTTGACAGACAAATCAAAGTCGATCTGCCTGATCGGGAAGGTCGATTGCACATTTTAGAAATCCAAACAAAAAACAAACCGCTTGCAGATGATGTGGATCTGGATGTCATTGCTAAGGAAACATTTGGTTTTTCGGGCGCTCAACTGGAAAGTTTAACAAACGAAGCCGCAATCCTCGCGCTGCGTGAAGGTAAAGATAAGATTCATCTGCAACATCTTCGCGACGCGGTTGACAAAGTTTTGATGGGAGAGAAAACCGGGAAAAAACCGACCGAGGACGAATTGCACCGTGTGGCTGTACATGAGCTTGGTCATGCGGTTACTGCGGAAAACGTGCGTCCAAACTCTGTCGCACATATTACGATCGCACCGCGCGGGAATGCGCTTGGATTCGTTCGTCAAGTTCCTGAAAACGATGCATATCTCTATACGAAAGAGCAGTTGGAAAATCAAATCAAAGTGGCTCTGGGAGGTGCCGTAGCGGAAGAACTGATCTATGGAAACCGTTCCACCGGGGCACAAAACGATTTCATGCAAGCGTCCCATTTGGCGCGTACATTGATCCATTGTGGATTGTCTCGCTTGGGCATCGTTGATGCGGAGAACCTGCAAAAAAACATTTTGGATGAAGAGATTCGCCGCATCTTGGCGGAACAAGAAGAAGAAACTCGCAAACTGCTCGCTTCGTATAAGGATCGCTTGGAATCGTTATCCAACTATCTGGTGGATCGTGAATCCATGCCGGGAGAAGATTTCCGCGCATGGTTAAAAGGAAAGTCGGATATAGCACAGAGAGAAGTAGCGGCTACGACGGCATAA
- the surE gene encoding 5'/3'-nucleotidase SurE: MRILICNDDGIYSKGIRTLAERLASEFEVTVVAPDRPKSAVGHGITLHKPLYIERHDWGPDINVFAVNGTPADCVKIGVQLILADKLPDLIISGINEGSNLGTDIIYSGTVSAAVEGIIQGIPSIAVSLCGNVFTDFRYPADFTASLAQQVLRNGLDDDTLLNVNIPSHKREEIKGVSITSVGKRRYDSTYETRLDPRGRSYYWIAGKILDIPNSEDTDVHAISENRISISPVRFVLTHQEFIDTMKQWHIKW; this comes from the coding sequence ATGCGTATATTGATCTGCAATGATGACGGAATCTATTCAAAAGGAATTCGTACACTCGCGGAACGACTCGCTTCCGAATTCGAAGTGACCGTCGTGGCACCTGACCGTCCCAAGAGCGCTGTCGGTCACGGGATCACGTTACATAAGCCGTTATATATTGAACGACACGATTGGGGTCCCGATATCAACGTATTTGCCGTCAATGGAACTCCTGCCGATTGTGTTAAGATTGGCGTGCAGTTGATTTTGGCAGATAAACTTCCGGATTTGATCATCTCGGGTATCAACGAAGGATCGAATTTAGGAACTGACATTATCTATTCGGGAACGGTTTCTGCCGCAGTTGAAGGAATTATTCAAGGAATACCATCAATAGCCGTGTCGCTTTGCGGAAATGTGTTTACAGATTTTCGCTATCCAGCAGACTTCACCGCGTCGCTCGCGCAACAAGTGTTGAGAAATGGACTTGATGATGACACCTTATTGAATGTAAACATACCCTCACACAAAAGAGAAGAGATTAAAGGCGTTTCCATAACATCAGTAGGGAAACGTCGTTATGACAGTACATATGAGACGCGTCTGGATCCACGGGGACGTTCGTACTACTGGATCGCCGGAAAGATTTTGGACATTCCGAATTCTGAAGATACGGACGTTCATGCCATCTCGGAAAACCGCATCTCGATTTCACCGGTTCGGTTTGTCTTAACGCATCAAGAATTTATAGACACAATGAAACAGTGGCACATCAAGTGGTAG
- a CDS encoding amidohydrolase codes for MNRILIQNAMIVPMTEESWINKGYIVIEGKRIAEVKEGDYTGDFKRFSLVIDASGKLVMPGLINTHGHAAMTLLRSYADDLPLMEWLQTRCWPIEDRMTADDIYWGTQLAVLEMLKTGTTCFTDMYFQMDGVARVAEQSGIRAVLSRGMIGFEPKGPIAMQESRQFIRDWHGKADGRITTMLGPHAPYTCPPDYIQSVVRLSEELDIPIQIHLSETAYEVQQCKEQTGMSPIALMESLGVFSRPTLAAHCVHVSEEDIDILAKYDVRVAHNPNSNLKLGSGIAPVPSMLKKGVTVGLGTDGAASNNNLDMFEEMRYAAMIHKGVDMDPLAVPAFKALEMATKDGARALFLEDTLGTLQPGALADLILLDYQKPYYYPRHNPLAHLVYAGQSGDVTDVIIDGQIVMENRTVKTLDEERIYQEVKRVCERLFA; via the coding sequence ATGAACCGTATTCTCATACAGAACGCCATGATCGTACCGATGACGGAAGAATCTTGGATCAATAAAGGATACATCGTGATTGAAGGGAAACGTATTGCCGAAGTAAAAGAAGGGGATTACACAGGAGATTTTAAACGATTTTCTCTAGTGATCGATGCATCGGGGAAATTGGTGATGCCAGGCCTCATCAATACTCACGGCCATGCCGCGATGACACTTCTGCGCAGTTATGCCGATGATCTTCCTTTAATGGAATGGCTGCAGACTCGTTGTTGGCCGATCGAAGACCGAATGACTGCCGATGATATCTATTGGGGTACACAATTGGCCGTATTAGAGATGTTAAAGACAGGAACTACCTGTTTTACCGATATGTACTTTCAAATGGACGGTGTGGCCCGTGTGGCGGAACAATCGGGAATTAGGGCCGTTCTCTCGCGCGGAATGATCGGGTTTGAACCGAAGGGGCCGATCGCCATGCAAGAAAGCCGGCAGTTCATCCGGGACTGGCACGGGAAAGCGGACGGAAGAATTACGACCATGTTAGGGCCGCATGCTCCTTATACCTGCCCACCGGATTATATTCAATCGGTCGTCCGATTATCCGAAGAACTTGACATACCGATACAAATTCATTTGTCGGAAACCGCGTATGAAGTGCAACAATGCAAAGAACAAACGGGAATGTCTCCGATTGCTCTTATGGAATCGTTAGGTGTATTTTCCCGTCCCACATTGGCCGCTCATTGCGTTCATGTGAGTGAAGAGGATATCGATATTCTTGCGAAATACGATGTCCGTGTGGCACATAACCCAAACTCCAACTTAAAATTAGGATCAGGCATAGCTCCCGTTCCATCCATGTTGAAGAAAGGTGTTACGGTCGGATTAGGAACGGACGGAGCGGCTTCCAATAACAATCTGGATATGTTTGAAGAGATGCGTTATGCTGCCATGATCCACAAAGGTGTCGACATGGATCCGTTGGCCGTCCCAGCATTTAAAGCACTTGAAATGGCGACGAAAGACGGGGCGCGCGCACTCTTTCTTGAAGACACGTTGGGCACCCTGCAACCGGGTGCGCTTGCTGATTTGATCTTGCTCGATTACCAGAAGCCTTACTATTATCCGCGTCATAACCCGCTGGCACATCTCGTATATGCCGGTCAATCTGGGGATGTCACGGATGTCATCATAGACGGTCAGATCGTAATGGAAAACCGCACGGTAAAAACACTGGATGAAGAGCGGATCTATCAAGAAGTCAAACGCGTATGTGAGCGATTGTTTGCATAA
- a CDS encoding class II aldolase/adducin family protein, whose translation MNEQIQRVRQEVLDAAKKMVKAGLVASVWGNLSARVADSDLVVVTPSGVEYETLTVNDLVVVRLDTGDVVEGSLKPTSELNMHLAILRARPDVGGVMHTHSVYASACAVARCSIPPLIEDMAQVVGGAVSVARYALPGTVELGQHVVQALGNKGAALLANHGVVGVGETISEALRVCVIVEKAAQIFALSKMIGSPVLLSQEDVDFLRHVYKTSYGQKKST comes from the coding sequence GTGAACGAACAGATTCAGAGAGTGCGACAGGAAGTTTTGGATGCTGCGAAAAAGATGGTGAAAGCAGGGCTGGTGGCTTCAGTCTGGGGGAACTTGTCTGCTCGAGTAGCGGATAGTGATCTCGTCGTCGTCACACCAAGTGGTGTTGAATATGAGACATTGACTGTCAATGATCTCGTGGTTGTCAGGCTCGATACGGGCGATGTGGTGGAAGGAAGTCTCAAGCCAACATCCGAGTTGAATATGCATCTGGCGATCTTGCGCGCTCGTCCGGATGTCGGCGGTGTGATGCACACTCATAGCGTCTATGCATCTGCTTGTGCCGTTGCCCGCTGTTCGATTCCGCCGTTGATTGAAGACATGGCACAAGTGGTAGGGGGCGCAGTTTCTGTCGCTCGCTACGCTTTACCGGGGACGGTAGAATTGGGGCAACATGTCGTCCAGGCGCTGGGAAATAAAGGTGCAGCTTTGTTGGCGAACCATGGGGTTGTAGGCGTGGGAGAGACGATCTCGGAAGCGCTCCGTGTTTGCGTCATCGTAGAAAAGGCAGCTCAAATCTTTGCGCTTTCAAAAATGATCGGCAGTCCCGTGTTACTTTCACAGGAAGATGTAGATTTCCTGCGTCATGTGTATAAAACTTCTTACGGGCAGAAGAAGTCTACATAA
- the mtnA gene encoding S-methyl-5-thioribose-1-phosphate isomerase, with amino-acid sequence MRPIRWDGKQLLLIDQLRLPEDLTWITCKTVEDVAEAIEKMKVRGAPAIGATAAYGVAIGALANVEKNKQEFQSAIEKVCDRLAKTRPTAVNLFWAINRMRSVLSRHENDDVPKIVEQLVKEAEAIAEEDVRINQSIGRNGLPYVPDHARILTHCNTGSLATVEFGTALGVVRTAHAAGKSVHVYADETRPYLQGARLTAFELSHDGIPVTVITDSMAGHLMKTGNIDLVIVGADRITANGDTANKIGTYSLAVLANYHDIPFYVAAPLSTIDFGLASGDQIVIEERSAEEVAMIAGKRIIPQGVTALHPAFDVTPHELITAIITEKGVVEKPNTERMLQLKQQ; translated from the coding sequence ATGCGCCCGATTCGATGGGATGGGAAACAACTTTTACTCATTGACCAGCTTCGGTTGCCTGAAGACCTCACTTGGATCACCTGCAAAACGGTAGAAGATGTGGCTGAAGCGATCGAAAAGATGAAAGTACGCGGTGCACCCGCCATAGGTGCCACTGCTGCTTACGGAGTAGCCATCGGTGCGCTCGCAAACGTTGAAAAAAACAAACAGGAATTTCAATCCGCGATCGAAAAAGTATGCGATCGGCTAGCGAAAACGCGTCCCACCGCCGTCAATTTATTTTGGGCGATCAACCGGATGCGATCTGTCCTCTCGAGACACGAGAATGACGACGTTCCAAAGATTGTTGAACAATTGGTAAAAGAAGCGGAAGCGATCGCTGAAGAAGATGTGCGCATCAATCAATCCATAGGGCGTAACGGGCTTCCCTATGTTCCGGATCATGCGCGCATTCTGACACATTGTAATACAGGTTCGCTGGCAACTGTCGAATTCGGTACAGCCCTAGGAGTCGTACGTACGGCACATGCAGCCGGAAAAAGCGTACATGTATATGCGGATGAAACCCGTCCCTACCTCCAAGGTGCGCGTCTCACAGCGTTTGAGTTGTCACATGACGGTATCCCTGTGACTGTGATCACCGACTCCATGGCGGGACATCTCATGAAGACTGGAAATATAGATCTTGTCATCGTTGGAGCCGACCGCATTACAGCAAACGGGGACACGGCGAACAAGATTGGAACTTATTCTCTCGCCGTTCTGGCAAATTATCATGACATACCCTTTTACGTGGCCGCTCCGTTATCAACGATCGATTTTGGACTGGCATCTGGGGATCAGATTGTGATTGAGGAACGATCTGCCGAGGAAGTAGCGATGATCGCGGGAAAAAGAATCATACCACAAGGGGTAACCGCATTGCATCCAGCATTTGATGTCACACCCCATGAATTAATCACCGCAATCATTACAGAAAAAGGTGTCGTCGAGAAGCCGAATACCGAACGCATGTTACAATTGAAGCAACAATGA